A segment of the Aureimonas sp. SA4125 genome:
TCCTGCAATCGGATTGTCGCAGGGGTTGCATGGTGGAGCGGCAGGATGCCGCCTTCTGCACGCGCTATTGCAGCTGCATCAACGATCGCCTGGCGGGCGCGGACCTCCTGACGGCGTTGCTGGCCGGGACCACCACCGAAAGCGAGAACGCTACCATCGGCGGCATGGTGCTCGCCTGCTCGGCGCCGGATCCTTGACCCGCTTCAGCTTTCCTGCGGCACGCCGAGCTCGGCCATGCGGGTGAGGCAAGCCTCCTCGGCATTGTCGAGTTCGGCCATCAGCTCCTCGATATCGCGCCGCTTCTGCTCGAGCTCCAGCCGTTTTTGGCTGACGCGCCGGACGATGGCGCGCAGCTGCCCCGCCTCACCCGGCGGCGTCTTGTACATCTGCATGATCTCGCGGATCTCGGAAATCGAGAAGCCGAGCCGCTTGCCACGCAGGATCATCTTCAGGAGATGCCGGTCCGAATGCCGGAAAAGCCGCGTCCGCCCCCGCCGGATCGGCGCAATCAGCCCCTCGTCCTCGTAGAATCGGATGGTCCGCGTCGAGATGTCGAACTCTCGCGTCAGCTCGGTGATGGTGTAGTAGTCGCGCATCGAGATTCCCCAGGGACGACCTGTCTGGCGCATGACTTACGTAAAAGTCAATTGCCACCCCTGCCAGCAAATCTCGCCGTTGGCCGACTGGCCTGCGGCGTCACCCGAATGGACCCTGCGTCGCGACGGATGGCTCATTTCATGGCTGACGGTGATTGAGGGGCGGCCAGGTCCGGCGGCAGCTCCTGCACGCCGGCACCTCCGGCATGGCGTCGCTCGTACGGCCAGCCCTTCACTGCCATGGCGGTTTTCCGAACCAATACCGGGCACTTCTGCCACCCATGTCCTCTGTGCCTATGGGGCGCGACACATAACAGTGAAGGCGTCACATTTTCGAGCGGCCCGGGTTTTGGCGAGGATGAGGCCTGCAACACCTCACGAATTTCCTCCTCGGAGCGATCACTCGGTCGATTGCCCGCAACAGCTGCGTCACCCCTCTGCTTGTCTGCCGGGCGCACTTCGGGCTCTTATATCCAGCACGTCGAAGCAAGGCCGGATCGCAATCCTCAGAATCTTTTTGGTGACAGGGGCGTACGATGAGAATGGACGGCAAGGAACCCGCCCAACTCGACGCCGATATCGCAGCCGCGACATTCGACGCGCCATCGACCGAGGTGCGTCTGTTCATCGTCAGCGGCATGCGGTTCGTTCGCGAGGGGCTGGTTCGCTCGATCGGAAGGCGCAAGGGCATCTCCGTCGTCGGCTCCGGTGACTTCGGCGCGGCCGTCTCGCAGCAGCTCCTCCTCGCAGAGCCCGACGTCGTCGCGATCGATACTGCGGAGCAGAACGGGTTCGAGGCGGCGCGGGCCATCCGGGCCGGGGCCGGGCCGGCCACGAAGCTTGTCGCCTTTTCGGTTGCGGACACGCGTGACGCGGTCTTTGCCTGCGCCGCGGCCGGTTTTTCGGGATATGTGACCCGCGATGCGGAGGTCGACGACCTCGTTCGTGCCGTGCGGGAGGCGCGCGCAGGGCTGTTGACCTGCACCCCTCACATGACCGCCGCCCTGTTTGACTATCTGTCACACCTCCTGCAGCGGCCGGACCCGGCCACGGAGAACATTCTCACCCCGCGCGAGAACGAAATCCTCGACCTTGTCCATTCGGGTTGCTCCAACAAGGAGATCGCCCGCAAACTCGATATCAGCCCGGCCACGGTCAAGAACCACATCCACAATATCCTGGCGAAGCTCAAGGTAGACCGCCGGGCCAAGGCCGCGGCCGTCGCCCGCTCCTGAACTCCCTTCCCGCCATCGCGCGATTGCAGCCACGCTGTAGCCAGAACGGTCCAGGCTGGATCTAGACCCTTTGGACGCGATGCCTGGGCCAAACGGCTCTGTCGGCCATGCACCCTTTCGCGACCGCAAGTGGTCCGTACGATCGGGCCTCTCTAGCCCCCCGATGATCCATAGGAGCCTTTGTTCCGAGGAAGGCACGATCTGCCACCGCGACCTTTGGTCTTGCGGTGCAAGCTGTCCTTGACGGGAGACGATGCGATGCCTGTCACCCCTGCCTATCCGGGCGTCTACATCGAGGAAGTGCCGAGCGGTGTGCGCACGATCACCGGTGTCGCCACGTCCATCGCCGCGTTCATCGGCTACACGGCGCGGGGGCCGGTCAATGCCGGGACCGCGATCTTCAACTTCGGCGACTTCGAGACCGTGTTCGGCGGGCTCGATCAGCGTTCGCCGCTCAGCTATGCGGTCGAGCACTTTTTCCGCAACGGCGGCGGGCAAGCCGTCATCGTTCGTGTCGCCAGCGGCGCTGCGGCGGCCTCGATCGGGCTTTCCAGCGCCGCTTCCGGCGGCACCCACGTCCTCACCGTCACGGCCCGCTCGGAGGGCACCTGGGGCAACGGGCTACGACTCGCGGTCGACTACGACACGGCGATCCCGGCCAGTCTCTTCAACCTCACCGTCACCGAGTTCGTCGACCGCGGCGGCACCCTGCAGCCGGCGCGAACGGAGACGCACCGCAACCTTTCGATGAATTCCTTCGCGCCGAACTATGCGGTGGCGACCGTCAACGCCGCATCCGAGCTGGTGCGGCTGGAACGTACCGGAACCGCGGCGAGCCTGGCCGGGCTGGTCGACGGCAACGGCACCAGTACCAGCGGCGTGCTGACCGAGCCGGAGCTGGTGGCGTTGAACGACGACCGACGCCGCCTGCGGATCGCCCTCGACGGCGGCCTGCCGCGGGAGTTCGACATCTTCGATGCCGGTGGCTCGATCACCGGCGCCAACCTCAACGCCAAGCTCGACAATCTCGCGACCCGGATCACCAGCCGCGTCGTCGCGCTCGACCCGTCCCCGGCCTTTGCCGGCTTCACCGCGGTGCGCTCCGGCGCGACCATCGTCGCTACCTCCGGCACCGCCAATGGCAGCGGTGAGCGCTCGTCGGTGCGCTTCAGCCCCGCCAGTGTGCGCAGCGCCACGGTCGCCCTGAAGCTCGGAACGCTTGCCAATGGCCGGGAAGCCGATGCAGCCGCCCTCATCCGCCCGGCGGCGACGGGTACGGTGAGCGGCAGCCTCGCCGCGGTGAACATCGGCGCCCTGGCCCAACCGGCGGCGATCGCGGTCACCATTGACGAGCCGGGCGCCGCGAGTGACGGGCCGTTCACCCTGCCGCTCTGGGACGCGGCCGGCCGCCCGTCGACCCTTGCCGGCGTGGTCTCCGCCGTCCAGGCGGCGCTTGCCGCCTCACCGAAGGCGGCCCTGCGCGATGCCCGAGTCCTGCTCGTCGATGGCCAGATGGTCATCGTGTCGGGCGGCGCAAACCCGAGCGCCCGCCTGACCTTTTCCAATGCCGCGGCCGACACCACAGCAACGACGCTCGCTCTCGCGACCGGCGCGGCCAACGTCGCGGGCTATGCACTGGGACTCGGGGCGACGGTCGCCGCCCAGCTCAATCCGGTACCGGGCGACGACGGCCTGCCGCCGAGCGCGGCCGGGCTTGCCGGCAGCCGGGCGGCCAAATCCGGGCTCTATGCGCTCGAGGATGTCGATCTGTTCAACATCCTGACATTGCCCGAGCAGTCGGATGCCGCGCTTCTCTCGACGGCCCTTGCCTATGTCCGGGAGCGCCGTGCCTTCCTCCTCGTCGACCTGCCTGCTGAAACCAACACGCTGACGGAAGCGCAAGCCTGGCTTTCGGCGAACGGCTCGCTGCGCGACCAGAACGCGGCGGTCTATTTCCCGCGCATCCTCGCTGCCGACCCGCTCGATAACAACCGCTTCCGCACCTTTCCGAACTCAGGGGCGATCGCCGGGCTGTATGCGCGGACGGACGGCGAGCGTGGCGTGTGGAAAGCGCCGGCCGGAACCGACGCCGTGCTGCGCGGCGTCCGGGCGCTCGATTACGTTTTGACCGACCCGGAAAATGGCGTGCTGAACCCGCTGGGGATGAATTGCCTGCGCAATTTCCCGGGGTTCGGGCCCGTCGTCTGGGGCGCGCGCACGCTCCGGGGCAGCGACCAGCTCGCTTCGGAATGGAAATACGTGCCCGTGCGCCGCCTCGCCCTCTTCCTCGAGGAGAGCCTCTACCGCGGCACGCAATGGGTGGTCTTCGAGCCGAACGACGAGCCGCTCTGGGCGCAGATCCGGCTGAACGTCGGCGCCTTCATGAACAACCTGTTCCGCCAGGGCGCCTTCCAGGGCCGAACGCCGCGCGACGCCTATCTCGTGAAATGCGACGCGGAAACCACGCGGCAGAACGACATCAATCTCGGCATCGTCAACGTCGTCGTCGGCTTCGCGCCGCTGAAGCCGGCCGAGTTCGTCATCATCAAGATCCAGCAACTTGCAGGCCAGATCCAGGCGTGAGGGGAATTCGATGGCGCAGTTCAGCATCAACGCCCAGCGCTTCGACCCGTACAAGAACTTCAAGTTTCGCGTGAAGTGGGACGGGCGCTATGTCGCCGGCATCTCGAAGGTCGGGGCGCTGAAGCGCTCCACCGAGGTGGTCGAGCATCGCGAGGGCGGCGACCCCTCCACCGGCCGCAAGTCGCCGGGCCGGACGAAATACGAGGCCATCACGCTCGAACGCGGCGTCACGCACGATTCCGAATTCGAGAAGTGGGCAAACAA
Coding sequences within it:
- a CDS encoding MerR family DNA-binding transcriptional regulator, producing MRDYYTITELTREFDISTRTIRFYEDEGLIAPIRRGRTRLFRHSDRHLLKMILRGKRLGFSISEIREIMQMYKTPPGEAGQLRAIVRRVSQKRLELEQKRRDIEELMAELDNAEEACLTRMAELGVPQES
- a CDS encoding response regulator transcription factor; translation: MDGKEPAQLDADIAAATFDAPSTEVRLFIVSGMRFVREGLVRSIGRRKGISVVGSGDFGAAVSQQLLLAEPDVVAIDTAEQNGFEAARAIRAGAGPATKLVAFSVADTRDAVFACAAAGFSGYVTRDAEVDDLVRAVREARAGLLTCTPHMTAALFDYLSHLLQRPDPATENILTPRENEILDLVHSGCSNKEIARKLDISPATVKNHIHNILAKLKVDRRAKAAAVARS
- a CDS encoding phage tail sheath subtilisin-like domain-containing protein, coding for MPVTPAYPGVYIEEVPSGVRTITGVATSIAAFIGYTARGPVNAGTAIFNFGDFETVFGGLDQRSPLSYAVEHFFRNGGGQAVIVRVASGAAAASIGLSSAASGGTHVLTVTARSEGTWGNGLRLAVDYDTAIPASLFNLTVTEFVDRGGTLQPARTETHRNLSMNSFAPNYAVATVNAASELVRLERTGTAASLAGLVDGNGTSTSGVLTEPELVALNDDRRRLRIALDGGLPREFDIFDAGGSITGANLNAKLDNLATRITSRVVALDPSPAFAGFTAVRSGATIVATSGTANGSGERSSVRFSPASVRSATVALKLGTLANGREADAAALIRPAATGTVSGSLAAVNIGALAQPAAIAVTIDEPGAASDGPFTLPLWDAAGRPSTLAGVVSAVQAALAASPKAALRDARVLLVDGQMVIVSGGANPSARLTFSNAAADTTATTLALATGAANVAGYALGLGATVAAQLNPVPGDDGLPPSAAGLAGSRAAKSGLYALEDVDLFNILTLPEQSDAALLSTALAYVRERRAFLLVDLPAETNTLTEAQAWLSANGSLRDQNAAVYFPRILAADPLDNNRFRTFPNSGAIAGLYARTDGERGVWKAPAGTDAVLRGVRALDYVLTDPENGVLNPLGMNCLRNFPGFGPVVWGARTLRGSDQLASEWKYVPVRRLALFLEESLYRGTQWVVFEPNDEPLWAQIRLNVGAFMNNLFRQGAFQGRTPRDAYLVKCDAETTRQNDINLGIVNVVVGFAPLKPAEFVIIKIQQLAGQIQA